The stretch of DNA CGCTGAAGTTCTGTGATTTGAAGTGCCGCTATCACAAAATAGTTATTCCATTCTATCCTGTGAGGAATTAATCCGTATACCTTGAGCAACAGTGAgaagattaaattccttaaggacacactgtgaattcagtgggctcagaTTTAATTTTATTCTTCCTATgcatttctatttctcttttattttacATGATTTTCTATTTTTGAATACAGATTACCAACACTAAGATCAAAGAATGATGTCGCTAATACTTATAAACTACTAATACTCCCTATATATGCCTCCGGTCAATCTTCTTGTTGTGCGGAGAGCAAACATAGAGAATAGATAATTCTAGTAAAGTGAGCATAATTAAGAACCTAAAATATGAAAAGGGTACAATTTGCAAGTTAAGAGATTTTATTTTGTATTACTCACGAGTCACGACAAGGCAATAGATAGGTCAAGATTGAGACTATGCTTTTCTGAGGAAGAATTCCAGTGGTTACAGTCTGAGATTGCCTCATTTGTAGAAGCTGAAGTACTGCTTCTTTGAGCACAAGGATGTTGCAATGAGAGAGACAATGACAATCTAcaactatcttcttcttcttcttctccattcTTTATCTTTCTCAACCTCTCAAATTTACGCTTCTTTGATGATTTCCAGTTCTCGTCCTCTTGCATGTACAACTGATCGGTAACAAAATTATCCATCAAATTTATGAAAAATGCACATGTTAACATAGAGTGAAGGGCGATCAATTGAACACCCTTCATCGAAAAATTACCctaaaaaattatattatgaGGTTTTAGTTTTCCACATTTAAAGATTAggcttttcttttcttattttttttcttccacACTTTCTGTAGGAAATATTTTAGCTTTTCAAGAGTTCAACATATTCAAAATgcaattcattaaatatgtaacCTTTTGAATTCTAAATATTAATCCCTTAAAAATGAGTAGATATCATGATGAAATGAGAATGAAATGTACTAAGAAAAACTGAAGGATTTATCTCATGCCCCTATACAGTATATATATTAGCTCATGGAGTTAGAAGGGTGATAAGTTATGTGTGCCCTTtcatattttgatgatctaacaaactttatGATAAGAACCAGATCGGAAATCTGTTACACATCCTCAAGGTGGCAAAGCACAACAAATCTCAAATCGGGCACAAGTTCCAACAGCTAGAGTCAAAGAAACGACAAAGGGATCAAATTGATATTAGTTCCCTAGCTGACTGTACCAGTCAACTTCTCACAGCTGTAAAGTCGATGCAACTGTTCCTCTGCACACAGGCAACCATGTGAATAGTGCAGcagtcactttatggggaatgccttgTACCGGATATTTGCTTGCATCGTCCAAGTGACATCACTTGGATattattaacatgaagcaaaggAAAAACACACACAAGCATATCAGAGAATTAATCAAGTTTCCTCTCAAGTGTGTTGCCATCTTGCAAGTGACTTCCAGGCAAAGAACCAGTTTCCAGCATTGTGTTattatatgtccttagttgtgttgcacctttgttagagtgatttacttgtaattcctacttagcttaactagaagcattgtgtaggaaactatttgtaaaccataaaccttgtgtttgtatcttggctagagttagtcgagttgtgagctttgtaatagagttattacaagtaagtgagagaataagagtttaattcctaggttacaataggttgtaatctaaaagttgtTCGGTTAGTGAAGTttaaatcctacgagtgtaggtcgtagTTTtaaatcccgtgagctgggagttttccacgtaaaactctgCTGTGTCATTTAGTTATCTTTTATTGTGTGCATTCTGTGGAAACTGATAGACATCCAGGTtttctatacagtttggtggaccctaagtTTCTATAAAAGGGGCAAATAAAAGTGTGTTTGTGTAGCTTATGATAGGATATAGTAATTAATTAACAGTCAAAAGGTTTCTACTAAAATTAGGTTATGTATCATTAAATGGCAAAAATATCTGTATTTTGATATGTAACCTTGCAGAAAAGTACAGTTGTACCATATAGGTTTCACTCATTTCTTCTTAAATGAGGTGGCCCACTGTTATAAAGTCACTGTTGATTTTATTTCCATATTAATTTCCACTCCAATGCTCCAAAATGCATTAATATCCATTTGGGATTTTAGTCGAGAGAATTTCAAGTCCAACATCAGAAATTTTCTTTACCCAAAATATGATCAAATTAAAGCATAGTTTttgctataaataaaatatagaaGTTTAGGTAAAAAGACTAGACTGCAGCATTGAATTCCTCTTCAACATGTTTGTTCATGTCGAAAACTGACCAACACATAGTAGTACTAATAAATATGATATCGACGTACATACTTCAACAGAAAAAATAAAGAGCAAAGCGGTCGAACCAGCCTCGCTTTCCCCATCAACAACAtagtaataaatcaaaataaaagaaacaacaAAGTATTAATAGAAATCTataaataagaaaatacaagATTATCCTAATACTTTTGGTATTGAAAAGAAAAGCGGTCGACTATCTATTAACCCTCTACCTTAATTCTCGACCTCCCCACCCTCTTATCAACCAATGGTTATGTTCTCGGTGAACTGAAGCATCGTCATGTATTGTCTAATAGACTgtccccaatacttctttggtTTATCTCTACCCTTTCTCAGACCAccaaggccaacctctcacaccttttTGCTGGTGCATCTACGCCTCTCTACTTCACATGCGCAAACCATCTAAGTCTTGCTTCCCACATCTTATCCTTTATGGGGGTCACACTCACCTTGTCCTGAATAacttcattcttaatcttattTGTCCTGGTAATCTTATTTGTCCGGATATACCCATATATAATCACCAACTTACGCTAAGTTTGGCAGCGTTTTTCATTTGATAAAAatggaaaataaagaaaaatattattttgacacAATATTTATAACTTTTACGTGCACTTCTTTTCGTTAAGCAGCGCGAGCCACGTAGCCAAAAATATGTATTAGACACACTCTGAAAAGGTTAAGTGTGTAAGATAATTTTTTTGATTGGAAGAGATTTGATTTATAGTTCAggggtaacttatgtattttgcatACAATAAAACATATAAAGGTATGCTCTCTCTTAAAACTTAAATTCTTAGAAGAGATGGTGACATTTGAACAATATAATTCTTCATAGTACTAACAAAAAAGATTAATAAGCTAAAACATATAAGGCAAGAAACATAGGTTGAAATACAGTTAAAGTGGGGGAGAGAGCGGAGGGTAATATGTACCTTAAAATTTTCAGATTCTTGAACAGCATTGGTAAGAAGATTAGAACTCTGAAAAACATGGAGTGACACGGGAACTACTGCTTCTCTTTGTGTATCACAAATCTGTTGCCATCTGAAACCAGTAATTCCTTTCTTAATAGCATTATTTACCCCACTTTTCTCAGTATAATTAATAGTCTGCATGTAATCATCACTACTATACGGATAATTGCAGACTCTCTGATTTACAACTTGTAGTCTCCATTCGTAGTTCATCATTAAACAAATACTCCATATATAAAGACAAGGATTTTAATGATATATGAATAAATATATTTACGTAGTTTAATTTATTATAACAGGTTATTAAgtaatattttgttgagttgtctATCACAGAAATTTAAATCCTTTTTTGTTACTTCCTTTATCTCAATTTATGTATATCATAGCGTGAATTTCCAGAGTCAAACTGGAAATAATACATATATAGAAATTATATAAAAAGTAGTAGTATtagttaaaaatatataaaaaattcgTACAGATCGAGCGAGTTTGTTAATTAGCTAGAACTCTGAAGGCATAAATAAAGCTTACAAATAAAACTCACCTTTTAGTGGGCAGAAAAGGAATATTGTAAAGGAATGGAGATTCTGATCTTTTAATGGCGGGGCTACAACATGAATTATATGTCAAAACTTTTTCTTGTTTAACACATActtcttgttgttgatgatgagaaTGATCATCTTCTAGGGACTGTAATTTTCCTGCATGTTGATTTTTGCTTCTTTCTCCTGCTTGATAGTCAACAACAAAAAAACATACAAGTTTCTATATATAAATGCATGTGGGATCATCAAGTCTGGAATAATTTTTCTCCACaaacaatacatagtatatatataattagaGAAGTCCTGAGTCTTGAATATATACCTTGCCAGTTGATATCACTCTTCATGCTTCTGTACATCTGTTGGGAACAAATATACAAAAACGATGAATTCACATAGTAATTAATAAGTTAGAAAACAGAAGGGGAAAAAGGAATGTTCATTCTTGGAATAAATACCTGGAGATGACTTTTGACATGAGATATTGTAAGTCCTCTCACATCCATCATCTGAAGAAGAAGCTTAGGTGTAGCTTCTACACATTAGACAGATCAAAAAAGCATTAattaacaagaagaaaaaaacaTTACCCTGCTAGAAATCTGAGAATTTTACATGGATATTcgatgaagaagaagaggaaagagCTTACTGTCATGGCCTCCAAGTTTTTGAATAGCAAGAAGAAAACATTGATGAAGATGAGGTGTCCATCTCAAACGAGGAACTTTTGATCTCGTATATTGCCTCACTTCACCATTATTCCTTTCACAGTttcccattatatatatatatatattcctagCTAATTCTTTCCACCGCCTCTATATATATAAGACTCCTCTATATATCCATACCATACAGTTTAATTTTCACCTGAAGTTGTAAAACTtaaagcaaagaaaaagaaactcTTTCCTTATGCAACTTCAATATAATTTGCTTTGGCCTTTGGAAAGAGCTGTCTTTTAGTTTCCAGTGTCTAGGTCTAAAGAAACAACGTAGTGTAGGTATAATTATGAGTAGAGGCAGAGATATCACGAGAAAAGGAAAAGGGTAAATTCCTCTGTAAATTCAGTCTCTCCTCTCTAATTCTGCAAAGGGAAAGTACGTTTCTGATACTATCTTCTCTCTATCTTGAAATGATTACACCATATATACAAATACTACCAACTGCTGGGCTAAGCTAGCTACTCCTCGACTGCTACTTTGACTTTCTTACTGTTTCTCTCACTAAAATCTTAATATGCCAATTTTCGTCATCATCACTAAACCCCACGAATAGAATTTATATGGCAATAAATATTACGATGACCTAACATGATCAACACCACAACTATTAAGAGTATTTTTAATATGTTGTGCTATATCTATGTTATGTGTTAAAAGcctttctttttatttatattttgtatCAGTCAAACATCATTATTCCATCatctcaattttatttttatatgatagtGTTTGATTGGAAATATAGTTTaatgaattattttttaaataatggtCTAAAACAAGTTATATAGTATTATATATTATCTCTGatggtaaaataaaaaatttaaagttaaattatatcTAAAGAAAAAGTGAAACAAATATGACTTTTTTCTTTATATTAcaactgaaaaggaaaatatgtTACATAAATTAGGACAAATGAAGTATATAAAATGAAATGGAGGAAATAATATCTTTTGGAAGTAAATTGACATCTAATTATTATACGTAGGGTAGTACAAGTTTAGGTCATTAAAATATTTAATTGAGTTATACTTTGACACAAGTTTTAATATTTTCAAAAGTTCTAAAATATTGTTCGGACTATTGTTTCTCAACCCACAATATCATCTCCATCCGACAAACTACTCTCTATTTTAGCATATTTTCTAGAAAGAAATAAAAATGCGTTTAATATTTTACTAAAGCAGAAGTGAAAATCTATTAGTTAACGAAagtgtaaataatttttaaattatatatatatatatatatatatatatatatatatatatcaagtcaAAACAACAAAAAAACTTGATTGAGCATATCAAAACATAAGATAATCAATATAGAAGAAGCATTACAACAATAAACAATTAATTGTAGAAAAGTAGAAAGAAAAAGTCTTGATTTTTGAAGTGTGGGGGAGGTAGGGGAAGAGAGTGCAAAAATTACTCACAACGTATGTGTATTTTTCGTTGGAGTTTTGGTAATATCCACCAATATTATAATTACCCGATAGTGTAAACTTTTTTATATTATTggtatataaaaataataaattcaaaTAAATGTATAGTTTCTTAAGAACAAGGGAAAAGTGTTGGTAAATGGTAATCGTTTTATTTATTTAGTCAAATTGAATCTTAACTAAAGAAGTGAACAATTAATTTGAAAACACATATAGTAGCATAGAACAAATACTAGATGTAATAAGTTGAGACGAAGAGCACCTTTTATTCTTACTTCTTCGATGTGTATGTATTCAGAAAAGGAaagttctttttgttctttcccaCTTCGATCAGAGTATCCAAAAACGTTGGCTACAGTATATCTATTTGGAAAAGTTAGTCAAAATGCATCCACCAAAAGTATTAAGAGAAAATCAAAAAGTCTCTATTTTGGTTTTAATTGTGTCCATTCTGTGAAGTTGCACCCACTATtgatgaaaatatatttattcaaACCAAAACTAGGACGAAACTTCACAAGTCACTGGCTATTGAAACGTACCTAATTTGCTCTAGCTTTATTTGGCAAGACATAAACAATCAATATGTTCTTCAGTTAGACTCATTGTAGTAAAATGATAATACTTGGTAATGCTTACCTCCCGTTTGGTCACAGATTTTGGCAGttgtttttcaaaaaaatttaaaaacattgTTTGCTCATGGAATATAATcagaatttgaaaaaaaaaattgaaattcttTTTCAAGTTCCCAAAATCTGGTTTATGACAGTTTTTGGGTAAAAAattttcttccactcacaaaacttcaactttttttcTAATTAAatacatgtccaaacacaattttaactttcaaaaattattttttaacacaACTTAAAAAAAGTtttccaaattttaaatttatatctAAACGCTAGCTTAAAATACGTGGTTATTTTGGAGGATCCTATTTTTGTTTCATGGCTACCGTCACCTTAATCTTATCCATTGTTATTTATAATACACTAATCTCCATGTTTTTTCATGATCACGAGTTAATTAAAATGTACTAAGTTCGAATATTGTTATTTTGGGATGCGCCTAGACACAGAAGAGGAGGTGAATAGTGTCTTACCTAATTTTCACTTGTTGAAGAACTTGATTCTTTAACCTAAGTAATTTCAAGCAGAAAGTGAAATGTAAAAATTAAACTACACAACAATTCTATGTGGAAAATCTTATTGCTCAAGGGAGTACAAAATCATCACTATCCTTGTAGGATTTGCCTCAAATTTCACTAATTTCAAGGAGCGATTAGGTTACAACTAAATAACCAAAGGGACTAACTATAGTATCTTAATCCCTACAATCAACTCAACTTTGGCTACCCTTTTCAAAACTAACTCTAGCTTAGAAAGCGATTAAGCAAACTCTCAAAAATTATTTACCTAGAGTTATACTTCTCAATAAACAGAATAGGTGTTAAAAGTAAAGAATAATTGACAACTCTAACCAACTAAAGAACTTCAGCATCTTTATCTTCATGAACATATTTTTCAATTGAACAACTTGAATCTTCGAAAGCATTTCTTGCTCTGAATTGCTATTTGCCTTGAGTAGTTTCTTGAAACTGTGCGAATAGCATGTGTCTTCAACTACAACAATATGATGCTTTATATAGGAGTGAGGCTGACCGAATTCTTTTCTAATTTTAGCTTCGATACCTAAAACAAATTGGCCACCTCTTAAGGAAATAAATcctaaaaagattttatttttttcctttaaagACTCCTTTAGGCATCTTCCTTTCCATGCaagtattttcataattaatcaattcatttTGAACACAAATTCCCTCAAATTCCCACGAAAATTTATTTATTAACAAGAGTCATTTTTTCTAGCTCAAATCAACTTGCACTAAAAAACAGTCTttaacttctgatcaacagacgTCAAATAACCTGGTTCTTCCAAAATATTTGTTAATCGTCAAAACAAATTACGCTCATCTCAACAAATGTCTTTCATAGTTTAAAGGTAATGTTTTCTCGGGAAAAAAACGGAGCATATCCGTGTTAACTTTATATATATTGAagctttttcgattttttttttattttttgctttaaTAATGAAGTCAAGTTGAACTTGAAAGACTTGAAATGATGCCACTATAGGGCTGTTATTGGTAAAGAAAAATCAACCAATGTTTCATGTTAAGTTGACTTTGCCCTGTGAACTGCCAAAAGTAAAAACAAATGTCAATTTTGCAAGTAAAGCTAGATAAAAAGAGAACTGTACAAAGAAAATAGGTCAAAAAGCAGAGAGACTCCTATGCATAAAATCTGGACCACTGAGATCAAAGCAAGAGAGAGTAATAAAGCTCATCTCAACTCTATCTTATTGACCATATTCAAGGGTAATAAAGGCCAAACAGGTTTTTATATTTGGCTTGTACAAAATATGCAAAGAATATTAATCAATTCACTTATAGGATAATTACTTATAAATTCTTATGATCGTTGTAATTTGCATGTATGttaaaatagtaaaaaatattttacattgTAAGTTTGAAGTATTAAAAATAAGTTTGAAATGCATAGCAAAGAGAAGAGTTTCTTTGGGATTGGGATTGGGAGTGTTTAAGAAGGGAATGATGAAAATTCCTGCATAATGGAATGATGCAAAAACCTGTTAGGGTAAGTCAATAAGAGAGCAGGCTTTCAATAAATCCAAAAGCCATGTCCAGTACTATACTGTAGTATTTAATTATTACTCCTACTTGAGGCCTTTTGTCTTATATTACTGCTGCTATATATGTTACTATAGATGATTGGGGGAAATACTACTCCTACATTCCCCATGCAGCAATGGATAATCAAACAATGTTTTTTCCCTAGCATAGCTTTCTTGGGATTGTTGAGTAAATATATGGAATTACAATGTTGCTAGTATATCAGACTTTGGTAGAGATATAGCAAGATTGAACACCCAAATCTCAAGGATAGAGCCAATAGAACAAGTCATATGCTTCTTCATTAGGAGAGTATTATTGATGAGCAGATTGACGACTATGGGATTTAAATACGAACATGTTCGAGTTTAAAGAGAACCAACTTTCATATCATTTGAGATATGTGTATTCGGGTAGAAATGGCAATggggcggggcggggcgggtttTGCCTTAACCCGCAAAGGCTTCAACCCGCACCACATAacaaatttttatattttcaacCCGCCCCGCCCGCATTAACTCACTCGCATagtaaaaaaatttcttttttaaaaaaaaaccttTAATGAGTAGTATTTTTTTTCCAACGTTTTTCTGTTAACTTGTATTAATAGAGCtagttgttttctttattttaggCTATTAAAAGCAAGAATCAAAAGCATTGTTAGAAAGAAAGCAAACTCAAAAAAATTAAAGGAGTAAAACGTTTTGCTATTACCTTTACTGACCATTTTAAATCTTCCTAGGATCAGTTTCTGGATAATTAAAGCTAACTCAATTAAGCGAATATTGGTTTTGTATTAATACTGATGATCTAAAATTCTAAATGCATAAACTTTTTTGAAAATGCAAATAAAATATgggtgaaaatcattttcccTCCCGAAGTTGCCTTAAAAATCAACCTCCCTCCTCCCTAACTTTAAAAATTAGTCATCTTCCCTTGTTATTAAGAGAGTTCTCTGCCGTTTGTGATACTTCATCTTTATTGATTTTTTTACTCCATTTCTGTCTCTTTTATAAAGCTAACAGAATAGATGAAACTTTTTTACAATAAtcttcattattattattattattattattattttttattctaGTCTTATAACCAAGGACGAATGTAGAGTTTAATCATTGGGTTCATTTCAATCCAATATTTTTAATGCATaacataaatttatatataaaaatttattaaaatcgcAACAAATAGTAGGTCTGAACCTTAATAAATTTATGATGCAACTAACATTgcgattttaataaatttttatatataaatttatgttAGAGAAAGGGGTCAAATATTTCAAAGTTGCCGGTCATGGATATTGATGTTAGGGGGGGGGAGATGACTAATGTTGTTTTTAAGGCAAACTTCGGGATGGAAAATGATTTACACCcaacaaaatatagcaacttcTTTTTGTAATATATCAATTTTAAGATGAGGGAATAAATACCGAATATAATATGGTAAAGCTGAAAAGGGATAAGGTAGATTGAGAGATGACTAATGTTGTTTTTAAGGCAAACTTCGGGATGGAAAATGATTTTCACCcaacaaaatatagcaacttcTTTTTGTAATATATCAATTTTAAGATGAGGGAATAAATACCGAATATAATATGGTAAAGCTGAAAAGGGATAAGGTAGATTGAGAGATGACTAATGTTGTTTTTAAGGCAAACTTCGGGATGGAAAATGATTTTCACCcaacaaaatatagcaacttcTTTTTGTAATATATCAATTTTAAGATGAGGGAATAAATACCGAATATAATATGGTAAAGCTGAAAAGGGATAAGGTAGATTGAGAGATGACTAATGTTGTTTTTAAGGCAAACTTCGGGATGGAAAATGATTTTCACCcaacaaaatatagcaacttcTTTTTGTAATATATCAATTTTAAGATGAGGGAATAAATACCGAATATAATATGGTAAAGCTGAAAAAGGATAAGGTAGATTGAGAGATGACTAATGTTGTTTTTAAGGCAAACTTCGGGATGGAAAATGATTTTCACCcaacaaaatatagcaacttcTTTTTGTAATATATCAATTTTAAGATGAGGGAATAAATACCGAATATAATATGGTAAAGCTGAAAAGGGATAAGGTAGATTGAGAGATGACTAATGTTGTTTTTAAGGCAAACTTCGGGATGGAAAATGATTTTCACCcaacaaaatata from Nicotiana tomentosiformis chromosome 11, ASM39032v3, whole genome shotgun sequence encodes:
- the LOC104103941 gene encoding putative Myb family transcription factor At1g14600 isoform X2, which encodes MGNCERNNGEVRQYTRSKVPRLRWTPHLHQCFLLAIQKLGGHDKATPKLLLQMMDVRGLTISHVKSHLQMYRSMKSDINWQERSKNQHAGKLQSLEDDHSHHQQQEVCVKQEKVLTYNSCCSPAIKRSESPFLYNIPFLPTKRWQQICDTQREAVVPVSLHVFQSSNLLTNAVQESENFKLYMQEDENWKSSKKRKFERLRKIKNGEEEEEDSCRLSLSLSLQHPCAQRSSTSASTNEAISDCNHWNSSSEKHSLNLDLSIALS
- the LOC104103941 gene encoding putative Myb family transcription factor At1g14600 isoform X1, whose protein sequence is MGNCERNNGEVRQYTRSKVPRLRWTPHLHQCFLLAIQKLGGHDKATPKLLLQMMDVRGLTISHVKSHLQMYRSMKSDINWQGERSKNQHAGKLQSLEDDHSHHQQQEVCVKQEKVLTYNSCCSPAIKRSESPFLYNIPFLPTKRWQQICDTQREAVVPVSLHVFQSSNLLTNAVQESENFKLYMQEDENWKSSKKRKFERLRKIKNGEEEEEDSCRLSLSLSLQHPCAQRSSTSASTNEAISDCNHWNSSSEKHSLNLDLSIALS